Proteins encoded by one window of Rutidosis leptorrhynchoides isolate AG116_Rl617_1_P2 chromosome 7, CSIRO_AGI_Rlap_v1, whole genome shotgun sequence:
- the LOC139859552 gene encoding uncharacterized protein, translating to MCNCGVNFNDSFVRIIGDGRKTLFWEDHWTRDKRFRNKYPRIYRLEEVKDVSVGDRVSWVNSVPIVTWQWCRTPSGRCEDELNSMMRDISGAAHKDEAEDTKRRRLPVRVELDNRGIDLHTVRCPICDDDMESTDHALVLCKLAFEVWERVYRWWGFGNFSSTSVIDLFNGEYSDGNGSKKNPLWQAVEWACGYYIWKNRNKKVFHNKVSPSSTILNDI from the exons ATGTGTAATTGTGGTGTTAATTTTAATGATTCGTTTGTGAGAATAATTGGTGATGGTAGGAAAACCTTGTTTTGGGAAGATCATTGGACCAGAGATAAACGTTTTAGAAACAAATATCCGAGAATTTACAGATTGGAAGAGGTCAAGGATGTTTCTGTTGGTGACAGAGTATCGTGGGTCAACTCAGTACCCATTGTGACATGGCAATGGTGTCGAACTCCAAGTGGTAGATGTGAGGACGAACTTAATTCCATGATGCGAGACATCTCTGGTGCAGCTCATAAAGATGAAGCCGAGGATA CTAAACGTAGAAGATTACCGGTACGAGTCGAGCTTGATAACCGAGGCATAGACCTACATACGGTTCGATGCCCGATTTGTGACGATGATATGGAATCAACGGACCATGCATTAGTTCTATGTAAACTAGCGTTTGAAGTTTGGGAAAGAGTTTATCGTTGGTGGGGGTTTGGGAATTTTTCTTCAACAAGCGTGATTGATTTGTTTAATGGGGAATACAGCGATGGTAACGGGTCAAAAAAGAATCCTTTATGGCAAGCGGTCGAATGGGCTTGTGGGTATTATATATGGAAGAACCGAAACAAAAAAGTTTTCCATAATAAAGTGAGTCCGAGTTCCACAATTCTCAATGACATCTAA